Below is a window of Mycolicibacterium rhodesiae NBB3 DNA.
CCACCAGAACGGGAACGAACCGGCTTCGATCGGCGCGGGCGATGCGATCGGCCAGTCGAACAGCTTCTGCGTGCCGTGCATCGTGAACAGCAGGCCGAAGACGATGCGGAAGAGACTCAAGACGGGAGAGTGGTAGCCCGCCAGGCGCGCATCCAGATTGGTCGTCATGTAACTGCACCCTACGTGAGGACGGACAGGATTTTCCCAGCTGAATGCCCAAAGGGCCGGCGGCGCAAACGCCACCGGCCCCTGGAGTCAGAGCTGTCGAGTTACACGTCGTAATAGAGCGCGATCTCGTACGGGTGAGGACGGATCTGCACCGGCATGATCTCGTTCTCACGCTTGTAGGAGATCCACGTCTCGATCAGGTCCTCGGTGAAAACGCCACCCTCGGTGAGGTATTCGTGATCCTCCTCGAGCTTGTCGATCACCGCGGACAACGAGGTCGGTGCCTGCGGAATGCTGGCGGCCTCATCCGGCGGCAACTCGTAGAGGTCCTTGTCGACCGGGCTCTGCGGCTCGATCTTCTTCTTGATGCCGTCCAGGCCGGCCATCATCATCGCCGCGAACGCCAGGTACGGGTTGCCCGAGCTGTCCGGGGCCCGGAACTCGAGGCGCTTGGCCTTCGGGTTGTTGCCCGTGATCGGGATACGCACGGCGGCCGACCGGTTGCGCTGGCTGTACACCAGGTTGATCGGCGCCTCGTAGCCCGGCACCAGACGCTTGTAGGAGTTCACCGTCGGGTTGGTGAACGCCAGCAGCGACGGCGCGTGGTGCAGGATGCCGCCGATGTAGTGGCGCGCGATGTCCGACAGCCCGGCGTAACCGGACTCGTCGTGGAACAGCGGCGAGCCGTCCTTCCACAGCGACTGGTGGGCGTGCATACCCGAGCCGTTGTCACCGAACAGGGGCTTGGGCATGAACGTCACGGTCTTGCCCGCCGCCCATGCGGTGTTCTTCACGATGTACTTGAACAGCAGCAGATCGTCGGCCGCGTGCAACAGCGTGTTGAACTTGTAGTTGATCTCGGCCTGCCCGGCGGTGCCCACCTCATGGTGGCCGCGCTCGATCTCGAAGCCGGCGTTCTGCAGGTTCGTGGTGATCTGGTCGCGCAGGTCCACGTAGTGGTCATACGGCGCGACAGGGAAGTATCCACCCTTGGGGCGCACCTTGTAGCCGCGGTTGGGGGATCCGTCGGCCTCGAACGGCTCGCCGGAGTTCCACCAGCCGGCCTCGGAGTCGATCTCGTAGAAGGTGCCGTTCATCTTCGAGTCGAAGCTCACCGAGTCGAAGATGTAGAACTCGGCCTCGGCGCCGAAGTACGCGGTGTCGGCGATGCCGGTGCTGGCGAGGTAGTTCTCGGCCTTGCGGGCGACGTTGCGCGGGTCGCGCGAGTACGCCTCGCGGGTGAACGGATCGTGCACGAAAAAGTTGAGGTTCACCGTCTTGGCGGCGCGGAACGGATCGATGCGCGCGGTCTCGGGGTCCGGCAGGAGCATCATGTCGGACTCGTGAATCGACTGGAAGCCGCGCACCGACGAGCCGTCGAATGCCAAGCCGTCTTCGAAGACGCTCTCGTCGAATGCAGACGCCGGGATCGAGAAGTGCTGGACAACGCCGGGCAGATCGCAGAACCGGATGTCGACGTACTCGACTTCCTCGTCCTTGATCAACTTGATGACGTCGTCGGCCGTCTTATCTGCCACTGATAACTCTCCTTATATCTGGTAACCCGCGCGTTGACGCTAGGTACACGATGTTGCACCGTCGTCAACCGCATGTTGCGCCGAAGTTACGCAATGCCGCGGCGACAGCGGCCGATCACTGGTCACGCTGCCCGCATATCCTGAACAGTATGGCCCGCCCACTGGGGTCCTGGCTGTCGGGGTCCGCGCCTGGCAGTTATCCCGGACCCAACGACTATCCAGGTCAGCGACTTGGTCTGCCCGAGTCCGGTCCCGGCTCGATCGCCGGGTTCGGACGGCGTATCGCGGCACTGATGATCGACTGGTTCATCGCGTACGGCCTCGTCGGCCTCGTCGTCGCCCTCGGTTTGATGAGCCAGCAGAACTTCCTCTACACCCCGATGGGGTCCACATCCATTGCCGTGGTCTGGGTGGTGCTGGGCATCATTTCGGTGCGACTGTTCGGATTCACCCCAGGTCAGCTGGTGCTCGGTCTGCGGGTTGCGTCCATCGACAACCGGATTCACGTCGGCATCGGCCGTGCGACCGTGCGCGGAATTCTGGTGTTCTTCGTGATCCCGGCGCTGTTCACCGACAGCGACCTGCGCGGCTATCAGGACCGCTTCACCAACACCGCCGTGGTCCGGCGCTGAGAGCTCAAGCCTCGTGGCGGATCTGGCCATTCATCATGGTCAGCATGACCGTCGCCTGGTGGATGTCGTGCGGGTCGACCTCGAGGATGTTGCGGTCCAAAACGATCATGTCCGCGAGCTTGCCCTGCTCCAGCGACCCCACCTTGTCGTCCAGCCGGATCTGATAGGCCGCGCCGAGCGTATTGGCATGCACCGCCTGCGCGACTGACAACCGCTGGTCGGCGGGAGCCAGCACCGGCGCGTCCGGTTGGCCGATCAGCTGCCGGGTCACGCCGAGCTGAATCGAGTCCAGTGGCTTGTAGGTCGAGAAATAGCCAGCTGCCGGCCAGTCCGTGCCGAACGAGATGCGACCCCCCGCTTTCAGGACGTCCTGCGGTCGGTACATCAGGTCCTGACGAGGCCTGCCGTACCGGGCTGCCATGTTCACCACGGTGTCGGGGTCCGCTGATATCCAGTTCGCGGAGAACTGGGCGACCACGCCCAGCTCACCGAATCGCTGATTGTCCGGATCCTGGACATACACGAGATGGGCGATGGTGTGTCTGCGGTCGCGGGGCGGATTCGCCGCGATGGCCCGCTCGACGGCGTCGAGCGCGGTGCGGGTGGTCCGTTCACCGCAGGCATGGACGTGCACGTCGAAACCGGCGGCGTCCACTTCGGCGACGAGTCGCCGCCACTGCTCTTCGGTGAATGGCGATGCGCCGGTGGAGTCGGGTTTGTCGGCATACGGCTCGATCAGCCACGCGGTGTATCCGCCTTGGGTGCCGTCACCGATCACCTTGACCGCGCCGACTCCGATCAGCTCCGTCGAGATCCGATTGCGGATATCGGTCAGCTTGGCCACCGCGTCGTCGACGGGCGCCGACTTCACGCTGTAGGAGGCGACCACCCGGAAGGGCAGCGCGCCCTTGGCCTCGGTGTCGGCGTAAAGCTCGATCAGGGCACCCTGGTCGTCGCCGATTGGCGGCACACCTGCGTCGAACACCGACGTGATGCCCGCGGCCGACGCCTTGGGCAACCACGCCTCCATCAGGGTGCCCATGGTCTCCGGGGAGATCGGTTCGATGGCGTTGACGAGCGCCAGCACGGCGTTGACTTCGAGGACGTATCCGGTGGGCTCGCCGTTCTCGTCGCGTACGTAGTAGCTGAATCCCGGTATGGGGTCCTCGGATTCGCGGGTGACGCCGGCGACTTCCAGGGCCTTGCTGTTGGCCCACAGGCTGTGTCCGTCGATGGCGAAGAAGAAGCCGGGCCGGTCGGGCAGTACCTTGTCGAGATCGGCCCGGGTCGGACCGTTCGGGCCGAACATGTCCACGCGCCAACCGAATCCACGCACCGGACCGTCGGGATTCTCCTTCGCGTACTTCGCGATCGCGGCCAGCGCGTCGGCTCCCGTCGGCACCTGCAGATCCACCCCTGTGGTCAGGAACGCTCCGAGGAACGGATGGATGTGGCCCTCGACGAACCCGGGCATGAGCAGCCGGCCGTCGAGGTCGATGACTCTGGTCTGAGCTCCGGCCAGCGCCATGGCGCCCGCCTCGTCGCCGACGTAGCTGATCGTGGTGCCGGTGACGGCGAGAGCCTGCGCCCACGGTGCTGCGGTGGACACCGTGTAGATCGGGCCGTTGCGGAACACGAAGTCGGCCCGATCGGGATCTGCCCCGGCCGAGGTCTCGCGCTCCCCGGTTCCGGGCTGCACCGAACACGCGTTGGCCGCCGCCACCCCGGCCGTGACTGCGGCGGCGGTCAATAGGGTGCGACGTGTCAGGCGCGCGCGGCGCTTACCGCCGAACGCCGCGAAGTGCGGCGCCCATTCGCACGCAGTGCACACCGAGCGCGACTATTTCCGTCGCACAGTGCGTTGTACGCCGCGCATCTTGGCCTGCGTCGGCAGCGGCCCCTTGGGCATCGCGGCGGGTCCGATCTTGGTGCCGAGTGCGGCCAGCCGCGACTCCAGCGAGTCCATCTGCTTGACGGTGATGTTGGCGGGCAGCTTGTTGAGGTGGCGTTCGAGCTTCGCCAGCGGAACCTGGTCGTCACCGTTGCCGATCACGATGTCGTAGATCGGGACGTCGCCGACCAGTCGGGCGGTGCGCTTCTTCTCCTGCGCCAGCAGCGGCTTGACCCGTGTTGCCGAACCCTCGCCGACGAAGATCACACCGGGACGGCCGATCACGCGGTGCACCGCGTCGAAGTGACCGGTGGCCGCGACGCCGGGAGTGACCCGCCACTTACCGCGTAGGTTGTCCAGCGCCCATGCCGCCGCACCGGTCTGGCCCTCGGCCTTGCGGTACACCGATTTCTGCGCGCGCCGCCCGAAGATGATGAACGCGACAAGCGCGCCGAACACCACGCCGAGCGGAATCATCAAGTAGGTGGTGAACCCGCCGGCGAACAGCCCGAGCGCCACCGAGGCCGCGACGATCAGCACGAACGCGCCGATCATGTACGGCAGCAGCCGCTTGTCCTCTTTGCGCTGAATCTGAAACGCCTGCCACAGCTGACTGCGTCGCTCCTTGGAGGCAGCCTTTCGGGCCGCCTTGGCCTCGGCCTTGGCCGCCTTGTTGGCGGCGGCATTGCGGGTTTTCGCCATTGCTTCAGGATACGGCGGGGTCGGAAGCCCGGGACGCAACCGCCTGTACGTAGAGGCGACCGGCGCGATACGACGACCGGACGAGGGGACCCGCGAGCACACCGGCGAAACCGAGTTCGGCTGCGAAGCGCTCGTGCTCGACGAATTCCTCGGGTTTGACCCAGCGCTCGACGGGGTGATGCCGCACCGACGGCCGCAGGTACTGCGTGATCGTGACGAGGTCGCACCCCGCCCGGTGGAGGTCGGTCAGCGCGTCGCGGACCTCGTCGGGGGTCTCACCCATGCCGAGAATGAGGTTGGACTTGGTGACCAGGCCGTCGGCGCGGGCGGCGGTGAGCACCGAAAGGCTGCGCTCGTAGCGGAACCCCGGTCGAATCCTTTTGAAGATGCGGGGCACCGTTTCGACGTTGTGCGCCAACACTTCTGGACGCGAAGCGAAGACCTGCGCCAGCAGGTCCGGGTCGGCGTTGAAGTCCGGGATCAGCAGCTCCACCCCGGTGTTGGGGTTGAGCTCCTTGATGGCGCGCACGGTCTCGGCATACAGCCAGGCGCCCCCGTCGGGAAGGTCGTCGCGCGCCACACCGGTCACCGTCGAGTAGCGCAGCCCCATCGCCTGCACGCTTTCGGCGACGCGGCGCGGCTCGTCGCGGTCCAGTTCGGCGGGCTTGCCGGTGTCGATCTGGCAGAAGTCGCAGCGGCGGGTGCACTGCTCGCCGCCGATGAGGAAGGTGGCCTCGCGGTCCTCCCAGCATTCGAAGATGTTCGGACAGCCCGCTTCCTCGCAGACGGTGTGCAGGCCTTCGCGCTTCACCAGTGCCTTGAGCTCCTGGTACTCCGGGCCCATCTTGGCTCGGGTCTTGATCCACGGCGGCTTACGCTCGATCGGCGTCTCGGCATTCCTGACCTCGAGACGCAGTAGCTTTCGGCCTTCTGGAGCCGCATGGCCGGCGACATTGGACCCTGGAGCCGCATGGCCGGCGACATTAGACCCTCGAGCGACTGTCACTGGGTCAATGCTACCGACAGTCGGCCGTCGAGTGCGTCTGCGACGGCGTCGGCCACCGGTTCGGCGACGTCCTCGACGCCGATGCGCCGGCCCAGTTCAGCGGTCAACGAGGTCACTCCGGCGTCGGAGATACCGCACGGCACGATCGCGGAGAACGCGCCGAGGTCGCAGTCGCAGTTGAGCGCGAACCCGTGCAGTGTCGTCGACCGCGACACCCGGATGCCGACCGCGGCCACCTTCCGGGCCGGCCCGGTCGACCCGGCCACCCACACCCCGGAGCGGCCCTCGATCCTGCGAGTCTGTAGACCGAGATCCGCACACACCTTGATGAGTGATTCCTCCAGCCGGCGAACGAAATTCACCACATCCAGAGGTTCGGCCAGGCCGATGACGGGATAGCCGACCAACTGCCCGGGGCCGTGCCAGGTGATCTTGCCGCCGCGGTCGGTGTCGATCACCGGAGTGTCATCGGCGGGCCTCTCCTCGGGCAGTGTGCGCCTGCCCGCGGTATAGACCGACGGGTGTTCGAGTAGCAACAGGGTGTCGGGGCCACCGGCGATACGCGCTTCGGCCACGTCGCGCTGTAGATCCCACGCCTGTCGGTAGTCGACGGTGCCCAGTCGTCGCACGTCGATGGGTGTGTTCACCGACCTGATCGACACCGGCGTCATACCGTCGACCGTACGCGCTAGCCGGCCTTCGGCGCGGTGGCGAATGCCAGCGCCTCGCCGATCGTGTTGTGGTGGAACTCGAATCCGGCTCGCTCCAACGCCGCGGGGATGGCACGCTGGCCGCCGAGCAGGCCTTCGTCGGCGAATTCGCCGAACGCGGCCCGCAGCGCGAAGCCGGGCACCATCAGCGGTGTGGGGCGATTCACCGCACGTCCCATGGCTGCGGTGAATTCCGCGTTGGTGACCGGCGCCGGTCCGGTGAGATTCACCGGACCCGACAACGTGTCGTGGGTGATCGCGAAGAGCACCGCGCGCACCTGATCCTCCAGGCTGATCCACGGCATGTACTGGCGTCCCTTGCCGAGCCGCGCGCCCAACCCCAGCGAGAACAGCCGCTTGAGGCGCCCGAGCACTCCGCCCGCCTCGGTCAGCACCAGTCCGGTGCGCAACAGCACCACCCTGGCGCCGTCGTTGTCCGCCACCGCGGTCGCTGCCTCCCAGTCCTGGCAGAGCTGGGACAGGAATCCGCCACCCGCCGGCGCGGTCTCGTCGACGACGCGGCTGCCGGTGTCGCCGTAGTAACCGACTGCGCTGGCATTGATCAGCACCGGCACGCCGGCGTCGACGACCGCCGCGGACAGCACCTCCGTCGGCCCGATGCGACTGTCGCGCAGGCTCTGCTTGAACGCACCTGACCATCGCTTGTCCCCGACGTTGACCCCGCACAGGTTCACCACGGCGTCGACGTCGGCCAGTGAACTCGGGTCGAATTCGCCGGTGTCGGGATTCCAGAACACCTCGTCGGCGCTGGACGGAGCGCGACGCACGATCCGCAGCACCCGCCGATCGGTGGCCCGCAGGGCGTACACCAGTGCGGAACCGATCAGACCGGAGGAACCGGCGATAGCGATGACGGCGGACACAGCAGGCGCAAGTCCTTTCCGGTATTCCGGTTACAGGCTTAGATCGGCCTCGAATGCGCCCTCTTCGAGGCGGCGCTTGATGGTGGTCACGAAGCGTCCGGCGTCCGCGCCGTCGATCAGCCGGTGATCGTAGGTCAGCGGCAGGTAGCAGACCGAGCGCACGCCGATCGACTCGTTGCCCAAGGAGTCGACGATCACCCGCGGCCGCTTCACGATCGCGCCGGTACCGAGCATCGCCGCCTGCGGCGGGACCAGGATCGGGGTGTCGAAGAGTGCGCCCTGACTACCGATGTTCGTGATGGTGAACGTGCCGCCGGACAACTCGTCGGGCTTGAGGTCGCCCGAGCGAGCGCGCTCGGCGATGTCGGCGATCGCGCGTGCCAGCCCGGCCAGCGACAGGTCACCGGCGTTCTTGACCACCGGTGAGAGCAGACCCTGTTCGGTGTCGACGGCGAACCCGAGATGCTCGGCGTCGTAGTAGGTGATCTCCTTGGACTCTTCGTCGTAGCTCGCGTTGACGTTCGGATGCGTCTTCAGCGCGTCGATCACCGCCCGGGCGATGAACGGCAGATACGTCAGGTTGACGCCCTCGCGTTCGGCGAAGTCATTCTTCGCGCGTGCCCGCAGCGCCACGATCTTGGTCATGTCGACCTCGTGCGTCTGCGTCAACTGTGCTGTGGCCTGCAGAGATTCGCGGGTCTTCTTCGCGGTGATCTGACGGATCCGATTGGCCTTCTGCGTCGTGCCGCGCAGGTGCGCCAGAGCCGGCGCGGGTGCGGGCGCCTCCTTGGGAGCCGCGCCCCCCGACGGCGCCTTGGCCGCAGGCTCGGCCGCCGGGGCCTTCTTGGCCTCCGCCGCCGCGACGACGTCCTGCTTGCGGATCCGGCCGCCGACACCGGTTCCCTTCACCGACGCGAGGTCGATGTCGTTCTCCGCTGCCAGCTTTCGCACCAGCGGAGTGACGTACGGCGAGCCGTCACCCGACGGTGCTTGGGCGGCAGGCTCCGATTTCGGCTCGGCCTTGGGTTCTTCTTTGGGCTCAGCCTTGGGTTCGGGCTTCGGCTCTTGCTTCGGCTCTTCCTTCGGCTCGGCCTTGGGTTCTTCGTTGGGCTCGGCTTTCGGCTCCGGCTTCTTTTCTTCCTTCGGCTCTTCTTTGGGTTCCGGCTCGGGTTCCGGCTCGGGCTCTGGTTCGTCGTCGGACGCCGCATCCGCGTCGCCGATCTTGGCCAGCTCCCCGCCGACCTCGACGGTGTCGTCTTCTTCGGCGGTGATCGACACAAGTGTCCCGGCCACCGGCGACGGGATCTCGGTGTCGACCTTGTCCGTCGACACCTCGACGAGCGGCTCATCGACCTCGACCGTGTCGCCGACCTTCTTCAGCCACCGGGTCACCGTGCCCTCGGTCACCGACTCGCCCAGCTCTGGCATCTTCACCGATGTCGCCGAGCCCGACGACTTGGCGGCCGGCTTGGACTCGGGCTCGGATGCAGGCTCCGGCTCGGGTTCGTCCTCCTGCTCTTCGGCGGCGGGTTCCTCCTGAGCGGCAGGCTCTTCGGCCGGCTTCTCTTCTTCGGCGGGTTCCTCGTCGGACGTTTCGTCGGGCTTTTCATCGGACCCGGCGTCGTCGCCGCCGGATTCGCCCTCCTCACCGATCACCGCCAACTCGCCGCCGACCTCGACGGTGTCGTCCTCCTGGGCGACGATCTTCTTCAGCACGCCCGCGGCGGGCGAAGGGATCTCGGTGTCGACCTTGTCGGTGGAGACCTCCAGCAGCGGCTCATCTTGCTCGACTGTGTCGCCCTCTTGCTTGAGCCAGCGGGTGACAGTCCCCTCGGTCACGCTCTCGCCGAGTGCGGGCATCTGAACGGAGATGGCCATGTGTTGGGGCTCCCTCGAACGGTCTGTCGCAGGTGGTCGGATTCTGTGTTCCCATCCTGTCACGTTCGTATCAACAGTTCGCCGCAGACTCGGTGACCCACCGCTCTGGCACTATCGAAGTAGGTGACGAAGGGATTGGACCCGCGGTGGGTTTGTTCGACAGGTTTGGGCGCGGCGGGCGCAAGAGAAAGAGTGGCGGCAGCGACCCGGCCGCGGATCTGAAGTACCTCCGGCAGTGGGTCGCCGAGCACCACGGCGTCGAGGCCTTCGTGGAACCGCGAACCACGGTCACCGACCTCACGGTCGTGCTGGTGGCCGCAGACGGCGAGTGGACCCGGCGGCGTGCCGGGGGAGACGCGGGAGCCCGACGCCTTTCCGATCGACTCAACATCCCGGTGTACGACGTACAGAAGGTCGGCTACCCGCAGCGGATGCGCGATTTCGACGCCCGGCGCCGGATCGAACGCAAACGCGCCGCCCGCGAGGAGCTCGAAGAGCGGTAGGCGTAGTGTCGCCCCATATCGATACCAGCGGTATGAGCTACTGGAAGTAACGCTAAACATCGCGGGAGGTCCGATGCGGTTCGTCGACAGCAGTGGCGATGTCCAGATCGCCGTCTACGAAGAGGGCAATCCCGACGGACCCACTCTGGTTCTCGTGCACGGCTGGCCCGATTCCCATGTGCTGTGGGACGGTGTCGTCCCGTTGCTGGCGGACCGGTTCCGCATCGTGCGCTACGACAACCGCGGGGTCGGGCACTCGTCGGCGCCGAAATCGACGTCCGAGTATCGGATGTCCTGTTATGCAGATGATTTCGCCGCGGTAATCGACAGCGCTGCACCCGGTGAGAAGGTGCACGTGCTGGCGCACGACTGGGGCTCGGTGGGGATCTGGGAGTACCTTTCCCGTTCTGGCGCAAGTGATCACATCGCCTCGTTCACGTCGATATCGGGTCCGAGCGCCGATCACATGAACCGGTTCATCATCGGCAGTCTCAAACGGCCCTATCATCCGCGGCGGTTCCTGCGGGGGCTGAGCCAGCTGCTGCGGCTGTCCTACATGATCTTCTTCTCGATACCCGTGCTGGCGCCGGTGGCGGTGCGTCTTTTCATCGCCGACGGCATCAAGCGCGCTCTCACGCTGCGAGACGGTATCCCCGCCGATCGGTTGCAACATTCGGAAAGCTACGAACGCGATGCCGCTAGCAGCATCAAGGTATACGGCGCCAACTACTTTCGTACACTGCGTTCGGCACGCAAAGACCACTACGTCAATGTGCCGGTTCAGGTCATCGTGACCACGCGCGATCAGTTCGTGCGGCCGTTCATCTACGACGAGATCAACCACTGGGTACCCCGGTTGTGGCGTCGCGACATCAAGTCCGGCCACTGGGCGCCGATGTCGCACGCGCCGATGATCGCAGCGTCGGTGGCCGAGTTCGTCGACCATCTCGAGGGTAAGCAGACGGCCCGCGGACTACTGCGTGCGCAGGTCGGCCGCCGGCGTGACGACTTCGGCGACACGCTGGTCTCCGTCACCGGGGCCGGCAGCGGCATCGGGCGCGCCACTGCGCTCGAATTCGCCAAGCGGGGAGCCGAAGTCGTGATCAGCGACGTCAACGAGGCCGGTGTCAAACAGACCGCCGCGACGATCGCCGAACGCGGCGGCGTCGCGCATGCCTACACCCTCGATGTCGCTGATGCGGACGCCGTCGAACGGTTCGCCGAGCAGATCTGTGAAGAACACGGCGTTCCGGACATCGTCGTCAACAATGCGGGCGTCGGTCACACCGGAATGTTCCTCGACACGCCGGCCGTCGAATACGACAGGGTGCTCGACATCAACTTCGGCGGAGTCGTCAACGGCTGCAGGTCCTTTGGGCGGCGTCTGGTCGACCGGGGCACCGGCGGCCACATCGTGAACGTGTCATCCATGGCGGCGTACTCGCCACAGCAGTCGATGAACGCCTATTCCACCAGCAAGGCCGCGGTCTTCATGTTCGGCGACTGTCTGCGGGCCGAGCTGGACCAGGCGGGCGTCGGGCTGACCACGATCTGTCCGGGGGTGATCGACACCGATATCGTCCGCACCACCCGATTCGATGTGCCCGCCGACAAGGCCGACAGGGTCGACGCACGTCGTGCACAGATCGAAAAGGCCTTCGCCGCAAGGCGATACGGTCCCGAGAAGGTCGCCAAGGCGATCGTGTCATCGGTGCAGAAGAACAAGGCGATCCGGCCGGTCGCGCCAGAGGCGTACGTCCTCTACGGGGTCTCCCGAGTGCTGCCGCAGGTGATGCGCAGCACCGCCCGTGGCAAGGTGCTGTAGACAGCGCGTGGACGCCTGATGCGCGGCCGAGTGTGGGGTTTTTGCACGCCACACCGGCCTGATGTGTGCGGGTAACCCACGTTCGGCAGAGTTCTCCGATCAGCCGTTCACGGCTACTGCCGATCAGCCGTTCACGGCTACTGCCGATCAGCCGTTCACGGCTATGTCCTCCAGGACTGCGAACATCGTCCGCGTCGGCACCCCGGTGCCGCCCTTTCCGGTGTAACCCCATGGGCCGCCGGTGTTGTATGCCGGGGCGGCGACGTCGATATGCGCCCACTGCACACCGTCGGCCACGAACTCGCGCAGGTACGTGCCCGCGACGAGCATTCCGGCGTAGCGCGAACCGCTGACGTTGGCCAGGTCGGCCACCGTCGACTTGAGGTCGTCTTTGAGCTCCTCGGGCAGCGGCATCGGCCAGGCATTCTCGCCGACCTCCTGCGAGCGTTCGGCCACGCGGTCCCGGAACTCGTCGCTGCCCATGACGCCCGGCGTGCGCGCGCCCAGCGCCACGGTCTGCGCTCCGGTCAACGTCGACGTCTCGATCAGGTAATCGGGGTCATCCTCGCAGGCGCGGACGATCGCATCGGCCAGGATCAGCCTGCCCTCGGCGTCGGTGTTGAGCACCTCGACGGTGATGCCGCCGTACTGCGTGAGCACATCGCCTGGCCGCTGTGCGGTCGCCGAGGGCATGTTCTCCGCCATCGGCACCGTGGCGACGACGTCGATCGGCAGCTTCTGCCTGGCGGCCAGCACCACGGTCGCGATGACGGCGGCGGCCCCACCCATGTCCGAGGTCATGTGATGCATGTTGGCGGCGGGCTTGATGGAGATGCCGCCGGTGTCGAACGTGATGCCCTTGCCGACCAGCGCCACCTTCTTGGGCTTACGCCCCTTGCCACCCCTGTGGCTCAGCCGTACCAGGCGCGGCGGACGCGACGATCCCTTGCCGACGCCGACGATTCCGCCGTAGCCGTCCTTGGCCAGCGCCTTGTCGTCGACGACCTCGACCTCGAGTCCGGCGGCCTTGCCCAGAGCCTCTGCGCGCTTGGCGAATTCGGCAGGAAAGAGGTGCGACGGCGGCGTATTGACGAAATCGCGGGCAGTGGCCACCGCGGCCGCGATGTCCGTGGCCCTGGCCGCCGCGTCCTTCGTCTTCGATTTCGTGTCGGCGGTCAGCGCGGTGATGCTCCGCAACCCGTTGTCCTTGGGAGCGGTCTTCTCGCTACGAAAATCGCTGAACCGGTATGCGCCAAGGATCAGCCCCTCGATCGCGGCACTCACATCGATGTCCGACAGCGTGGTGATGACGGTCTCGGTGCCGTTCAGCGACCGCGCGGCAACCCCTGCGGCGCGACGGATCGCGTCGGCGGGCCACGCGTCACGGTTCTTGCCGAGTCCGACCGCCAGCACGCTGGCCACCGGGAGCGACGGGGCGACCACCCGGGTGACCTGCTCGGAACCCCCCTTGGCGCCGAGCGCCTCGAGGGCGACCTCGATCTCGCCCACGCCCTCAGCGTCGAGGAACGGATTGGAAACCACCGTCGCCCTGGAGTCCTCGTCGGTGCCGCTGACCACTGCGACGATCAGGACGGCGTCGTCGACCTTGCGTTTGGGCAGCGACGAACTGACGGTGACGGTGGGGACCTGAAAACCGGTACTGGCGGGGCTCACGAGGGATAACCCTAGCGCTCAGCGCGACAAGTGCAGGTCGTAGGCCGGAACCGGGTCGTCGAAACCCTTGAGTATCAACGGTTCCTGGGGGATCGCAGGCCATTCCGGCAGTCTGTCGCGGACATCGGTGGACGCCAGGATCTGGCCCGGCGCCGCGGCGGCCACCAGGCGTGCGGCGAGGTTGACCGGGGTCCCGAAGTAGTCGCCACCGATGCCCAGCAGCGAGCCGTAGGCCAGACCGGCGCGTACCTGCAGGCCGGTCTCGCGAGCCCGCGGATGCTCGACGAGATCCATCGCCACCTTGACCAGCAGTTCGGGTGTCGAGGTCACCCACATCACC
It encodes the following:
- the glnA gene encoding type I glutamate--ammonia ligase encodes the protein MADKTADDVIKLIKDEEVEYVDIRFCDLPGVVQHFSIPASAFDESVFEDGLAFDGSSVRGFQSIHESDMMLLPDPETARIDPFRAAKTVNLNFFVHDPFTREAYSRDPRNVARKAENYLASTGIADTAYFGAEAEFYIFDSVSFDSKMNGTFYEIDSEAGWWNSGEPFEADGSPNRGYKVRPKGGYFPVAPYDHYVDLRDQITTNLQNAGFEIERGHHEVGTAGQAEINYKFNTLLHAADDLLLFKYIVKNTAWAAGKTVTFMPKPLFGDNGSGMHAHQSLWKDGSPLFHDESGYAGLSDIARHYIGGILHHAPSLLAFTNPTVNSYKRLVPGYEAPINLVYSQRNRSAAVRIPITGNNPKAKRLEFRAPDSSGNPYLAFAAMMMAGLDGIKKKIEPQSPVDKDLYELPPDEAASIPQAPTSLSAVIDKLEEDHEYLTEGGVFTEDLIETWISYKRENEIMPVQIRPHPYEIALYYDV
- a CDS encoding RDD family protein, yielding MARPLGSWLSGSAPGSYPGPNDYPGQRLGLPESGPGSIAGFGRRIAALMIDWFIAYGLVGLVVALGLMSQQNFLYTPMGSTSIAVVWVVLGIISVRLFGFTPGQLVLGLRVASIDNRIHVGIGRATVRGILVFFVIPALFTDSDLRGYQDRFTNTAVVRR
- a CDS encoding amidohydrolase; amino-acid sequence: MCTACEWAPHFAAFGGKRRARLTRRTLLTAAAVTAGVAAANACSVQPGTGERETSAGADPDRADFVFRNGPIYTVSTAAPWAQALAVTGTTISYVGDEAGAMALAGAQTRVIDLDGRLLMPGFVEGHIHPFLGAFLTTGVDLQVPTGADALAAIAKYAKENPDGPVRGFGWRVDMFGPNGPTRADLDKVLPDRPGFFFAIDGHSLWANSKALEVAGVTRESEDPIPGFSYYVRDENGEPTGYVLEVNAVLALVNAIEPISPETMGTLMEAWLPKASAAGITSVFDAGVPPIGDDQGALIELYADTEAKGALPFRVVASYSVKSAPVDDAVAKLTDIRNRISTELIGVGAVKVIGDGTQGGYTAWLIEPYADKPDSTGASPFTEEQWRRLVAEVDAAGFDVHVHACGERTTRTALDAVERAIAANPPRDRRHTIAHLVYVQDPDNQRFGELGVVAQFSANWISADPDTVVNMAARYGRPRQDLMYRPQDVLKAGGRISFGTDWPAAGYFSTYKPLDSIQLGVTRQLIGQPDAPVLAPADQRLSVAQAVHANTLGAAYQIRLDDKVGSLEQGKLADMIVLDRNILEVDPHDIHQATVMLTMMNGQIRHEA
- a CDS encoding DUF4191 domain-containing protein — encoded protein: MAKTRNAAANKAAKAEAKAARKAASKERRSQLWQAFQIQRKEDKRLLPYMIGAFVLIVAASVALGLFAGGFTTYLMIPLGVVFGALVAFIIFGRRAQKSVYRKAEGQTGAAAWALDNLRGKWRVTPGVAATGHFDAVHRVIGRPGVIFVGEGSATRVKPLLAQEKKRTARLVGDVPIYDIVIGNGDDQVPLAKLERHLNKLPANITVKQMDSLESRLAALGTKIGPAAMPKGPLPTQAKMRGVQRTVRRK
- the lipA gene encoding lipoyl synthase, giving the protein MRLEVRNAETPIERKPPWIKTRAKMGPEYQELKALVKREGLHTVCEEAGCPNIFECWEDREATFLIGGEQCTRRCDFCQIDTGKPAELDRDEPRRVAESVQAMGLRYSTVTGVARDDLPDGGAWLYAETVRAIKELNPNTGVELLIPDFNADPDLLAQVFASRPEVLAHNVETVPRIFKRIRPGFRYERSLSVLTAARADGLVTKSNLILGMGETPDEVRDALTDLHRAGCDLVTITQYLRPSVRHHPVERWVKPEEFVEHERFAAELGFAGVLAGPLVRSSYRAGRLYVQAVASRASDPAVS
- the lipB gene encoding lipoyl(octanoyl) transferase LipB, translated to MTPVSIRSVNTPIDVRRLGTVDYRQAWDLQRDVAEARIAGGPDTLLLLEHPSVYTAGRRTLPEERPADDTPVIDTDRGGKITWHGPGQLVGYPVIGLAEPLDVVNFVRRLEESLIKVCADLGLQTRRIEGRSGVWVAGSTGPARKVAAVGIRVSRSTTLHGFALNCDCDLGAFSAIVPCGISDAGVTSLTAELGRRIGVEDVAEPVADAVADALDGRLSVALTQ